Proteins encoded by one window of Macaca fascicularis isolate 582-1 chromosome 10, T2T-MFA8v1.1:
- the NIPSNAP1 gene encoding protein NipSnap homolog 1 isoform X6, translating to MGKSRHRWNQKAVHLWRFSGGYPALMDCMNKLKNNKEYLEFRRERSQMLLSRRNQLLLEFSFWNEPQPRLGPNIYELRTYKLKPGTMIEWGNNWARAIKYRQENQEAVGGFFSQIGELYVVHHLWAYKDLQSREETRNAAWRKRGWDENVYYTVPLVRHMESRIMIPLKISPLQ from the exons atgggaaaatcAAGGCACAGATGGAATCAAAAAGCAG TGCACCTGTGGCGATTCTCAGGCGGCTACCCAGCCCTCATGGACTGCATGAACAAGCTCAAAAACAATAAG GAGTACCTGGAGTTCCGAAGGGAGCGGAGCCAGATGCTGCTGTCCAGGAGAAACCAGTTGCTCCTCGAGTTCAGCTTCTGGAATGAGCCACAGCCCAGATTGGGTCCCAACATCTATGAGCTGAGGACATACAAGCTCAAG CCAGGAACCATGATCGAGTGGGGGAACAACTG GGCTCGGGCCATCAAGTACCGGCAGGAGAACCAGGAGGCAGTGGGCGGCTTCTTCTCACAGATAGGAGAGCTCTACGTGGTGCACCATCTCTGGG CCTATAAAGACCTGCAGTCTCGGGAGGAGACTCGAAACGCTGCCTGgaggaagagaggctgggatgaaaaTGTCTACTATACAG TCCCCCTGGTGCGACACATGGAGTCTAGGATCATGATCCCCTTGAAGATCTCGCCTCTCCAGTGA
- the NIPSNAP1 gene encoding protein NipSnap homolog 1 isoform X5: MGKSRHRWNQKAGEVHLWRFSGGYPALMDCMNKLKNNKEYLEFRRERSQMLLSRRNQLLLEFSFWNEPQPRLGPNIYELRTYKLKPGTMIEWGNNWARAIKYRQENQEAVGGFFSQIGELYVVHHLWAYKDLQSREETRNAAWRKRGWDENVYYTVPLVRHMESRIMIPLKISPLQ; encoded by the exons atgggaaaatcAAGGCACAGATGGAATCAAAAAGCAGGTGAAG TGCACCTGTGGCGATTCTCAGGCGGCTACCCAGCCCTCATGGACTGCATGAACAAGCTCAAAAACAATAAG GAGTACCTGGAGTTCCGAAGGGAGCGGAGCCAGATGCTGCTGTCCAGGAGAAACCAGTTGCTCCTCGAGTTCAGCTTCTGGAATGAGCCACAGCCCAGATTGGGTCCCAACATCTATGAGCTGAGGACATACAAGCTCAAG CCAGGAACCATGATCGAGTGGGGGAACAACTG GGCTCGGGCCATCAAGTACCGGCAGGAGAACCAGGAGGCAGTGGGCGGCTTCTTCTCACAGATAGGAGAGCTCTACGTGGTGCACCATCTCTGGG CCTATAAAGACCTGCAGTCTCGGGAGGAGACTCGAAACGCTGCCTGgaggaagagaggctgggatgaaaaTGTCTACTATACAG TCCCCCTGGTGCGACACATGGAGTCTAGGATCATGATCCCCTTGAAGATCTCGCCTCTCCAGTGA